Within Cucumis melo cultivar AY chromosome 4, USDA_Cmelo_AY_1.0, whole genome shotgun sequence, the genomic segment GAAATATTGAGgacaatattatttttttcaataagagaaattagagaagtaaaaattgtaaataccaacactgtacttcaagtaggcgacgaCATGGTTCGTATTTATGGTattgatgaagtaatggcaggttcattagtagaatttgaagagggtactatagaCATGGCTCTAAATTTTGAATCAAATagtgttggtgttgtattaatgggcgatggtttgctgatacaggagggaagttctgtaaaagcaacgggaagaattgctcagataccagtaagcgaggcttatttaggtcgtgttataaatgtcctagctaaacctattgatggccgaggtgaaatttcatcttagaactctcggttaattgaatccctcgctcctggtattatttcgagacgttctGTATACaagcctcttcaaacaggacttattgctattgattcaatgattcctatcggacgtggtccGAAACTCCAATAAGagaaattacaaaaaataaaatatttgacaaaatatttagcTTAATAGAAAGATCtgtgtaataaattttgtcttttaataattttgtttgcattttaattttttattttcctttttttgaaaaaaaaaccataattaaattcaaataaaattcaAACTACAAGGACAAATTCGTAATTTAGTTATAATAtcgaaaaagaacaaaaaaagagaaaaaaaagacaccaaattaatttttaatccTATTGGAtcggaagaaaataaaaatggcGCCTCCGTCGGCGCCAAGAACGAACAAAGGTTAAATTCAAGTTCCCGCCATTAGAGCCACAGCCTCTGGCGCCAAGTAAGGTCTCAAATCCCTCTTCACATTCAACCCAAAAGCCCATCTTCGACAATTTTTCATCCTCGATTGTCCTCTCCATAGACTGATTCAAGCTACTCCAATGCAGACCTCAAGATCGCCATCGTTCTTCCAAGATCTTAGTTCCAGAGAGCTCAATGGATTCAGAGGTTTCTCTCTTTCTGTACTATTTCATCtctctatttttgttttggtttgttCTAATCTATGCATTCCAACACTAAGCAATCTCATTTTCAGTTCGGAAGCGGCCCCGATTTTCCGCTGATATTGCCCTTAGCTTCAAGGAAGTCGGAGCTATGTCCGTTGAACACGACGGTGACCAGACGCCTCCATTGGCTGTTTCGTTCTGCAAGGTTTTGATTCGATGAGCTTTTTGACAttgttttgtatttttgtttTCCCGCCATGTTTGGACCTGCGAATGACTGGAGGATGATGTGAACTTTGTTTTTAGACGTTGAATAATTCCCACATTTTTGCACTTTCGGATGAGGATGGGTACGTTAGCCTGTTCAATACTCGCAGCAGATTTTCATTGTTTTCATCTCATGAGGAAAATACAGGTTTTGATCTTCTTTCCAGCATGTCAATATTGTAGAAAAGTGTACTTTGattgattttattttcaatgTGACCGATTCGTATTTCTTTTACAGAGAAGTCTAGGGTTAGTGAATGGGAGGCACATCGCAATGCTGTGTTCGATGTTTGTTGGATTAAGGTAGCTTACAAGCCCAATCCTCGCACTTTACTTGCTAGTTCAAACATTTTCCCCTTCTTATCAATATACTAAAATATCAGTCCTTGACTAGGCAGAATGCTAGAAATATTGGTTTTTGCTTGCACTACTGATTTATATAGTTCTTATGTAATGGTAACTACATCCTAAAGTGTGAATTTGAGCATCACTTAGTAGTTAATACACCAAGTACCATCCTAAAGTTTGATGGTTTTGATCTCCCACCACTTTAATGGTTGAATGAACTCAGAATGTAAAGAAAACTGCATCCTAAATCATGAGATGCTAATGTTTTTCAGGATGATACCCAAATGATTACAGCCTCTGGGGATCAATCTGTAAGTATCGTCATTTTGCTCTTAAACCAGTTTATTCATTTATTGACCACCCTCTACTTGTACTATGCCATACTTTTTTCTTATGAGAGTAAGTTGTACCTTCCAATTTGATTTCTGCAGATGAAGTTGTGGGATGTTCAGGAAATGGAATGCATAGGAATCTTGAGAGGACACAAAGGAAGTGTGAAATCTATATCTTCTCACCCAACTAATCATGGTACACGTTTCATAATCTCTAACACGATTATATTCTGTCTAAACAGCCAAATAGCTATGTCCTAGGGAGTTTGGAAAGGAGCTACTTTCCCCTAatgattgattttgaatttCACTAACTCATGCAGATCTCATTGTATCTGGTTCAAGAGATGGTTCATTTGCTCTCTGGGATTTGAGAACCCCTTCTTGTTCCAAGGTTGGCAGTGAGGAGCTGTGCCTGCGGTAAGTATAATTGATGTTCTATGACGTTTTAACTGAACTTAAATGCCAAGTAACGGGTCTGATTCATATGTTTTCTAGTCTAGCACTTTTTTCTATCAAATATTTTTTACGAAGTATTTCAAACTACAGTACTTTTGGTTGTACTACATTGAAGATTGTCTCGCAATCAAAAGCCATTTCGGATAATCTATATCTGTAAGTGTTTCCTCAAGAATGGATTTTTAATTAATCCAATTCAAAGTtctttaaaacaatttttttcattatctaGAATCATTCAACAAATATCCCTAAGTAAACTTGAAATTCTTGATCTTTTTCCAAGGTTTATATAGAACTTTTTCCAAaacattaagattttttttttgttagcgttcttaaaactttttaaattacCTTTGTCCAGAGCAACTGCAGTAGTTAAAGGAGCCCATCTTTCCCCTTATGCAAAGCGTATCAGGCGTCAAAAGGTTTGCTATTATtggcattttctttttcttcattcgATTGGTACACAACCTTTCTTAGTCTTTCCATTTTTTCCAGTCTGCTTCGAAGAGCATAACTTCTGTTCTTTATCTAAAAGACGAACTCTCCGTAGCCACAGCTGGTGCAGTGGATAGGTGCGTATTGGATTTACAGTCAACTGTCTTTCTATTGAGCTTGGAGTAGGTTTCTATCTCAGAAGCCATATAATGTTACTGATGTTAGTTCTTTTCTGTTCCTGTCTTTAGCATAGTGAAGTTCTGGGAtacaagaaatttgaaaaatgcaATCACCATTTGCCAACCCAAATCGAGTGAGAAGGTAATGTTCAAATCAAAGATACAATGGCATCTTATTTAGATTTCTGGAGTACCATTGACGTCCCGAGTCTAAATATAAACTATCATGTTTTGTAGGACACGAGGTTACATGGTATATCTAGCTTATCCCAAGACGCGAATGGGGCATTTCTTTCAGCATCCTGCATGGATAATAGGTAATTAACTCATTCAATAGCGAGCCACACTTTCCACTCTCTTGGTTCCTATTCACCTAAGTCTAGATTTTCTTTTGGCCGgtgattttaaaagaaaataaagataatgaTACTAGAGAATTTCCTTCACGAATTTGGACAAAAAAGAATACCAGATTATTCATAGATAAGGTTACTTCTTTTGATTCGTTTTGTATTTGACAAAGTATCATCTCGTCTTGGAGTGCCTTACACGTTTCTTTTTGTAGTACACAGTTTTCCTCATCAATTTAGATTGCAAGTCTTTCCTTATTAATCCGCCGAATTAGGCGCAGGGCCCTCTTGTTCCTAAGACCAACGCTGTATTTTCCTCTTTTGTCGAGTATATTTTCATcgtttttcattaaaaaattgCTCTACATACTGCTTGTTTTGTGCAAACTTTCCCGATCATCTGTGTGGTTTTTTAGAGCTAGCAGCGGGACAAAAGAAGATAATGATATAATCTTTTTGTCTTTATAACAGAATATATTTGTACAATGTACTTCAGCTGGAGAAGGGTCCTGTAAAATCTTTTTCTGGATGCCAAATAGATTCTTTCTTTGTAAAGGTGAGTGTTGTTTCAGCAAGCCTTCAAGCACTAGTCcttagcaattttttttttctaatgaaTCTTACCTTTTCAGTCTGCAATCAGTCCTGATGCTTCTTACCTTCTTAGTGGTTCTACTGATGGAAATGCCCATGTTTGGCAGGTCAGATTCTTTTTAATAACTCACTTTATTTGTAGTCTTGTTAAATTATAGCACAAATTCAAAAGCTGTGTCTAATCAGGTCGATAAGCCTCATGAAGATCCCATCACATTGACAAAACATAATGGAGAAGTTTCGGCAGTGgattggtattttcttttaaccTTTTGCCACTTGTTCTCAACCCTCCACTATTACTAAAACCATTGCTGAAGATTTTAGCCTCTTCCAGGTCTTCGTTTGAAGTTGGGAAGTTCGTGACATCTTCAGATGATTTCACGGTATGCAAGTGAACcctcaaatttatattttaatgcaACTCTAAAAGTTCTCTAGTTCTTACCCTGACCTTTCACTAGTTTAGTTTGAAAATATCCAAATTGTTTTGAAACTCCAACATAGATTTCCTACAAGTGCTTCAAAGATAAGAATTATGGTCTAACTTGAATCAAGTTGTACAATTAGGTATTTTGAGTTCTAAAAAGCTTAGATTTCGAATACTTAAATCTTTGTAAATGTTACCTTTTAACCATTATCTTTCTTcagtcatttttaaaatatctaaACCTGTTTTGAAACTCAATATTGGTCTATTTCAAACACTTTTCATGACCTTAGTTGAAATATAGGCTGTACACATAAGATTTCAAGCACTTATCTATGTAAACTCAACTCGAACAAACATGTGTCAGgtttctaatattctattaaatatTGTTTTCTAATGTTGGTCAGCTGTGATTTTTTACTTTTGACAAATTATCTGTGATAGGTTCGGGTATGGAATTCTCAAAACAACAGTTGCAGCTCAAGCAAAAGGCCAACTTCATGCAACCGAAAGAGAATTATGGCAATGCCGAGTATAGAACATGCCAAAGACTCTGATAGTTCAGATTCTCCATTCTTTGATAGAGCTCGTGCTGCTGCTCCCTCTAACTCAAAATCTTCTATGGACATGGAGCATAAATTAAGCACTCCTGAATCAAAGGTAAAAAGATCTATATCAGATGCAACTGCTGATTTAATTGAAAGCTTTGAGAAAACTCCTGAAGCAAATTCTAAAAGCCCATCTTCTGTTCTCAACCCTCCTTCCtccttaaaaagaaaaacgatcAGAGATTACTTTCTAGTTGCTCCATAAAGCAAAGCCTCACTGAGTACATATTTCTCCAATTCATTTTTAGAGTTCACTCACTGTTTAACCCTTCAATTTTGGTGGTGGGTCCAAATCTTTTCAGAACAAGAAACAATCCCCATTTTGGACTAGGAAGGTAGTTATGTTAAAATTTATAGCTTAGTTTTGGATGTTATGAGATGATGTTGGCTTCTATATGAAATGTACAGTGAGGGCAGGGGATGTAGTTTTGTATAGAGATTCATTTTTGGTTAAAAGTTTTAATTTAACCTCCCCatccctctttttctttttcctcagtctaacaaatttaaaggtTAAATTACTTTGAGGCATGCACGCAACATTATGTTTGAATTTTGGATAGTTCCACAAGTATGTAGCGTTAtataagggtttttttttcctttacatTTTTTATCAGGATTTGAGAATTAAATAGAACAACAGTTATAAATTTTATACCAATAGGCTAGTTGAGCTAAGATCTAGTTAGCTGGTGGTATTTAAGTTAAACATTTTGATGCTTTGATTACAAAGATTGTTGGAGTTTACCATTATGGATGACTCAAGGAAAGGAAGTTTCTACCACTAAGAAAGTTTTTACCAACTCAATCAATTTCAATGTGTTGATTGGTAGCCAGTTTGATATGTATCAACTATATATAGGGTTAAATTTTAAGAGTTAATAAATCAGTAgtaaatatgattttttttcctttccagtGCAAGTAGATGTAGGAATTTGAAACTATTTTGAGTATGTCACTTAATAATGGACGACGATTGGAAAGATATATCTATCTCatatgtttttcattttttttaaaaaaatatttagtagGTTTATTTTTGTGTGGTGCATAGATGGAGAGCATATGAAatgaaaaattttcttttataaattattgtttcactTGGATGCTCAACTACTTTGGTATGGATTTAAAATCAATGTACAGATAAATCccgataaaaataaaatagatctTTAATTGTTGAGAAGTTATAAAACTtgcaaatataattatttgcatATATAAAAAGCAAAGATGATCAGTTCTAAGAAAGGTGTCTCGAACCAATTGCCATTGTTCGAGCTGCTGTCGTGGCAAGAGTGGGTCACTTCATGTTGGTTGAGTGATGGATTGAGAATGA encodes:
- the LOC103502675 gene encoding uncharacterized protein LOC103502675, whose amino-acid sequence is MQTSRSPSFFQDLSSRELNGFRVRKRPRFSADIALSFKEVGAMSVEHDGDQTPPLAVSFCKTLNNSHIFALSDEDGYVSLFNTRSRFSLFSSHEENTEKSRVSEWEAHRNAVFDVCWIKDDTQMITASGDQSMKLWDVQEMECIGILRGHKGSVKSISSHPTNHDLIVSGSRDGSFALWDLRTPSCSKVGSEELCLRATAVVKGAHLSPYAKRIRRQKSASKSITSVLYLKDELSVATAGAVDSIVKFWDTRNLKNAITICQPKSSEKDTRLHGISSLSQDANGAFLSASCMDNRIYLYNVLQLEKGPVKSFSGCQIDSFFVKSAISPDASYLLSGSTDGNAHVWQVDKPHEDPITLTKHNGEVSAVDWSSFEVGKFVTSSDDFTVRVWNSQNNSCSSSKRPTSCNRKRIMAMPSIEHAKDSDSSDSPFFDRARAAAPSNSKSSMDMEHKLSTPESKVKRSISDATADLIESFEKTPEANSKSPSSVLNPPSSLKRKTIRDYFLVAP